The following proteins come from a genomic window of Aquimarina sp. MAR_2010_214:
- a CDS encoding excinuclease ABC subunit UvrA, giving the protein MKHIKIKGARQNNLKNINVNIPRNQIVVFTGLSGSGKSSLVFETITAEAQRQLYDTFSTFARSRLPKYDQADYDAIENLSPVILLEQKRIVGNSRSNVGTLSEISAFLRLLFSRIGSPEVGMSNHFSPNSPEGMCPKCGGAGSINDLDINGIIDWNKSLKQGAILFPDFKVNSLAWKLIVNSGFFDMDKPLKEYSEKEKETLFYADGLKFKLSEGEQGFDANFNGIVTKINRGFLKKDFNSLSKSRQKIITQFVKSTTCNDCHGARLKKEALACKINGKNIYELGHVQLTEFHSFLKSIESQKVETVLEQLLKRTDNLIKIGVGYLNLSRATGTLSGGEAQRVQLAKQLGNSLTEMLYVLDEPSVGLHPRDVDLVADLLKELRSQGNTILMVEHDPDLIKIADHIVDMGPHAGSRGGEVVFQGNFDELLKAKTLTGKYINQKIPVKKNFRNWINYFEIKNGTANNLKNINVKIPEGIFVCVTGVAGSGKSSLIHKEFLKAHPDAIVIDQSPVGKSIRSNPATYTGVFDQIRDLFEKGNPTTRASLFSFNAEGACENCKGLGYILMDLAFMDPIKTNCEKCNGNRYRSEVLNHKFNNKTIIDVLELTVNQAIDFFNDKKILKKLNVLQEVGLGYLQLGQPLSTLSGGECQRVKLASELHKEGNIYILDEPTTGLHLSDITKIIELLEKLVNKGNSVIVIEHSLDIMNNADWIIDIGPEGGKNGGELIFEGTPSELQMKSESYTSKFLNLYNSSNLPTS; this is encoded by the coding sequence ATGAAACACATTAAAATAAAAGGAGCGAGACAAAACAATTTAAAGAATATCAATGTTAATATTCCAAGGAATCAAATAGTTGTTTTTACAGGATTATCAGGTTCTGGAAAATCTTCTTTGGTGTTTGAAACTATCACTGCTGAAGCCCAAAGACAACTGTATGATACATTTAGCACATTTGCAAGAAGTCGTTTACCGAAATACGACCAAGCGGACTATGATGCAATTGAAAATCTATCTCCAGTAATCCTTTTAGAACAGAAACGTATTGTAGGAAATTCACGCTCAAATGTTGGAACATTATCTGAAATTTCTGCATTTTTAAGATTGTTATTCTCAAGAATAGGTTCACCAGAAGTTGGTATGTCTAATCACTTTTCTCCTAATTCTCCAGAAGGTATGTGTCCAAAATGTGGAGGAGCAGGTTCAATAAATGATTTAGATATTAACGGAATCATTGATTGGAATAAATCTTTAAAACAAGGAGCAATTCTCTTCCCAGATTTTAAAGTGAATTCTTTAGCTTGGAAATTGATAGTTAACTCTGGTTTTTTTGATATGGATAAACCATTAAAAGAGTATTCCGAAAAGGAAAAAGAAACATTGTTTTATGCAGATGGACTCAAGTTTAAATTAAGTGAAGGAGAACAAGGATTCGATGCAAATTTTAATGGTATAGTTACAAAAATAAATAGAGGATTTTTAAAGAAAGATTTCAATAGTCTTTCTAAATCAAGACAAAAAATTATAACGCAGTTTGTGAAATCAACAACCTGTAATGATTGTCATGGAGCACGATTAAAAAAAGAAGCATTGGCATGTAAAATTAATGGCAAGAATATTTATGAACTTGGACACGTACAGCTTACAGAGTTCCATAGCTTTTTAAAATCAATTGAAAGTCAGAAAGTAGAAACTGTTTTAGAACAACTTTTAAAACGAACAGACAACCTTATAAAGATTGGTGTTGGTTATTTAAATTTATCAAGAGCAACAGGAACATTATCAGGTGGTGAGGCACAGCGTGTTCAATTAGCAAAACAGTTAGGCAATAGTTTAACCGAAATGTTATATGTTTTAGATGAACCAAGTGTTGGCTTGCATCCAAGAGATGTAGATTTGGTTGCAGATTTATTAAAAGAGTTACGTAGCCAGGGAAATACAATTTTAATGGTTGAACATGACCCAGATTTAATAAAAATTGCTGACCATATTGTAGATATGGGACCACACGCAGGAAGTAGAGGAGGAGAAGTGGTATTTCAAGGAAATTTTGATGAATTATTAAAGGCTAAAACACTAACTGGCAAATATATAAATCAAAAAATCCCAGTAAAAAAGAACTTTAGAAATTGGATTAATTATTTTGAAATTAAAAACGGAACAGCTAATAATTTAAAAAATATAAATGTTAAGATTCCTGAAGGAATATTTGTTTGTGTTACTGGAGTTGCAGGTTCTGGTAAGAGTTCATTAATTCATAAAGAGTTTTTAAAAGCACATCCAGATGCAATAGTTATTGACCAATCACCTGTTGGTAAATCTATTCGTTCAAATCCAGCAACTTATACAGGAGTATTCGACCAAATTCGTGATTTATTCGAAAAAGGAAACCCAACGACCAGAGCTTCCTTATTTAGTTTTAATGCAGAAGGAGCTTGCGAAAACTGTAAAGGATTAGGATACATTTTAATGGATTTGGCATTTATGGACCCAATAAAAACCAATTGTGAAAAGTGTAATGGGAATCGCTACAGGAGTGAAGTTTTAAACCACAAATTTAATAATAAAACGATTATAGATGTTTTAGAATTAACAGTAAATCAAGCAATCGATTTCTTTAATGATAAGAAGATTCTAAAAAAATTAAATGTCCTTCAAGAAGTTGGGTTGGGTTATTTACAATTAGGTCAACCATTGTCAACTTTATCTGGAGGTGAATGCCAACGTGTAAAATTGGCAAGTGAACTACATAAAGAAGGAAACATTTATATTCTGGATGAACCAACAACAGGTTTGCATTTATCTGATATCACCAAGATTATTGAACTATTAGAAAAATTAGTAAATAAAGGGAATTCAGTAATTGTTATTGAGCATAGTTTAGATATTATGAATAATGCAGATTGGATTATAGATATTGGTCCTGAAGGAGGCAAAAATGGAGGCGAATTGATTTTTGAAGGAACACCATCAGAACTTCAGATGAAAAGCGAAAGTTATACTTCAAAATTTCTAAATCTTTATAATAGTTCGAATTTGCCGACCTCATAA
- a CDS encoding type II toxin-antitoxin system RelE/ParE family toxin: MGVYKVSGKAETDITKMYEYGIETFGLKQAKEYLLGMHTLFQVLADNANLGRDASEFILSLKRFSYKSHTIFYLTTDIDILIIRVLNQSMDYEKNL; encoded by the coding sequence ATGGGCGTTTATAAAGTATCTGGAAAAGCAGAAACAGACATTACCAAAATGTACGAATATGGTATTGAAACATTTGGATTAAAACAAGCTAAAGAATATTTATTAGGAATGCACACACTTTTTCAAGTATTAGCTGATAATGCTAATCTTGGACGTGATGCATCAGAATTTATTCTATCATTAAAACGATTTTCTTATAAATCTCATACTATTTTTTATTTGACTACAGATATTGATATTTTGATTATTCGTGTATTAAACCAAAGCATGGATTATGAAAAGAATTTATAA
- a CDS encoding TetR/AcrR family transcriptional regulator yields MTNKALGRPTSDKLLLSKDDILKEALIILDEQGESGLSFRKLAKVFGVTAMALKHHVGSRQDIIKSLVEIVYKNVNNIPKTKDSKDVIRKLLGNYCECVFKHPNVSRLLLGDHSLINQELISLTNSIREHAILLVNDETEGILFADVIVDYTHGFALAAASQNKKTDLGVLTINDFYKGIDWIFGRV; encoded by the coding sequence ATGACAAATAAGGCATTAGGTAGACCGACAAGCGATAAATTGTTATTGTCAAAAGATGATATTCTAAAAGAGGCACTTATAATTCTTGATGAACAAGGAGAAAGTGGGCTTTCTTTTAGAAAGTTAGCAAAAGTATTTGGAGTTACTGCAATGGCTTTAAAACATCATGTAGGTTCACGTCAAGATATCATTAAAAGCCTTGTAGAAATTGTTTATAAGAACGTAAATAATATTCCTAAAACTAAAGATTCTAAAGATGTAATTAGAAAACTATTAGGAAACTATTGCGAATGTGTTTTTAAACACCCTAATGTATCAAGATTACTATTAGGAGACCACTCATTAATTAATCAGGAGTTAATTAGTCTTACAAATTCTATTAGAGAGCATGCCATTTTGTTAGTTAATGATGAAACTGAAGGTATTTTGTTTGCAGATGTGATTGTTGATTACACACATGGGTTTGCATTAGCAGCAGCTTCCCAAAATAAAAAAACAGATTTAGGAGTATTGACTATCAATGACTTTTATAAAGGAATAGATTGGATATTTGGAAGAGTATAA
- a CDS encoding dihydrofolate reductase family protein encodes MKDKYANGYVFMASSLDGFVARQDNSLDWLMKYGVDENDNSFEEFTENIDVLVMGSGTFKTVLGFDQWPYKMPTYVMSRILTQGDVPKSLQDKVTIKALSPNELMQFLVQKGLKKVYVDGGKLVQSFINNGLINEITLTLIPILIGKGKRLFDETESDIDLELINSKQMKFGFVQNHYRVLKK; translated from the coding sequence ATGAAAGATAAATATGCAAATGGTTACGTCTTTATGGCTTCAAGTTTAGATGGTTTTGTTGCGCGACAAGATAACTCGTTAGACTGGTTAATGAAGTATGGTGTAGATGAAAATGACAATAGCTTTGAGGAGTTTACTGAAAATATAGATGTATTAGTAATGGGAAGTGGTACGTTTAAAACTGTACTTGGTTTTGACCAATGGCCTTATAAAATGCCTACATATGTAATGAGTAGAATATTAACTCAAGGAGATGTTCCAAAATCATTACAAGACAAAGTAACAATTAAAGCTTTAAGCCCTAATGAACTTATGCAATTTCTTGTTCAAAAAGGCTTAAAAAAAGTATATGTTGATGGAGGTAAATTGGTACAATCATTTATCAATAATGGATTGATTAACGAAATTACGCTTACACTAATTCCTATTCTTATAGGAAAAGGAAAACGATTGTTTGATGAAACAGAAAGCGATATTGATTTAGAATTAATTAATTCTAAACAGATGAAGTTTGGGTTTGTACAAAACCACTATCGAGTATTAAAGAAATAA
- a CDS encoding type II toxin-antitoxin system ParD family antitoxin — protein MSTIRKTITFTEKQDKWIKSQIKAGEFTNDSEYLRDLVRRDQAKKAKFSALKAAITEGMDSGISDKSVPDIMKDVEERMRADGRL, from the coding sequence ATGTCAACAATTAGAAAAACGATCACATTTACAGAGAAGCAAGATAAGTGGATAAAGTCTCAAATTAAGGCAGGAGAGTTCACAAATGATAGTGAATATCTTCGTGATTTAGTAAGGCGTGACCAAGCTAAAAAGGCTAAATTCTCAGCACTTAAAGCAGCTATAACTGAAGGTATGGATAGTGGTATTAGTGATAAATCTGTTCCAGACATTATGAAAGATGTTGAAGAACGAATGCGAGCAGATGGGCGTTTATAA